One genomic region from Tripterygium wilfordii isolate XIE 37 chromosome 20, ASM1340144v1, whole genome shotgun sequence encodes:
- the LOC119986683 gene encoding probable GABA transporter 2 gives MVPSFVSIPPITPSSSAKAPLIPTYMAESTTPSVVSLPDSCREEDAGSAFVLESKGTWWHAGFHLTTAIVGPTILTLPYAFRGLGWGLGFLCLSVMGIVTFYSYYLMSKVLDHCEKSGRRHIRFRELAADVLGSGWMFYFVIFVQTAINLGVGIGTILLAGECLQIMYSELSPNGPLKLYEFIAMVTTAMVILSQLPTFHSLRYLNMGSLLLCLGYSFLVVGACIRAGLSKNAPHRDYSLETSNSARVFSAFTAISILAAIFGNGILPEIQATVAPPATGKMLKALLMCYTVIFVTFYSTAVSGYWAFGNKSNSNILNSLMPDSGPSLAPTWVLGLAVIFVLLQLLAIGQVYSQVAYEIMEKKSADVNQGMFSKRNLIPRMILRTLYMIFCGFIAAMIPFFGDISGAVGAIGFIPLDFVLPMLLYNMTYKPQKSSLTYWINMSIMVVFTGVGILGAFSSVRKLVLDAKRFKLFGSDVVD, from the exons ATGGTCCCTAGCTTTGTTTCGATACCTCCAATAACTCCATCTTCCTCCGCTAAGGCACCGTTGATTCCGACGTACATGGCGGAGAGTACTACTCCCAGCGTGGTTTCACTCCCCGACTCATGCCGCGAAGAAGATGCCGGCTCTGCATTCGTTCTCGAATCTAAAG GGACGTGGTGGCACGCGGGGTTTCATTTGACGACGGCGATAGTTGGGCCGACGATTCTGACTCTACCGTATGCGTTCAGAGGGCTAGGATGGGGTCTAGGGTTCTTGTGCTTGTCTGTGATGGGAATCGTCACATTCTACTCTTACTATCTTATGTCGAAGGTGCTGGATCACTGCGAGAAATCAGGTCGCCGTCACATCAGATTTCGCGAACTCGCCGCCGACGTTTTAG GGTCTGGATGGATGTTCTACTTTGTAATATTCGTTCAAACGGCAATAAATCTTGGAGTTGGAATAGGAACAATTTTGCTTGCAGGGGAGTGCCTTCAG ATTATGTACTCAGAACTGTCTCCCAATGGACCCCTGAAATTGTACGAGTTCATAGCAATGGTGACGACAGCAATGGTAATTCTCTCACAACTCCCAACTTTCCACTCTCTCAGATACCTCAACATGGGTTCGCTACTTCTGTGCTTGGGCTACTCTTTCCTTGTCGTTGGTGCTTGTATTCGTGCAG GTCTCTCGAAAAATGCCCCTCATAGAGACTACTCCTTAGAAACTTCTAACTCAGCAAGGGTCTTCAGTGCTTTCACTGCCATCTCAATATTAGCTGCCATTTTCGGGAATGGCATACTCCCTGAGATACAG GCTACTGTGGCTCCACCAGCTACTGGGAAAATGTTAAAAGCGCTTCTGATGTGCTACACTGTCATTTTTGTTACATTCTATTCAACTGCAGTGTCGGGGTACTGGGCATTTGGAAACAAATCGAATTCAAACATTCTCAACAGCCTAATGCCGGATTCTGGACCTTCCTTGGCTCCAACATGGGTTCTTGGTCTTGCAGTTATATTTGTTCTGCTTCAGCTCCTCGCTATTGGCCAA GTCTATTCTCAAGTAGCCTATGAAATAATGGAAAAGAAATCAGCTGATGTTAATCAAGGGATGTTTTCGAAAAGGAACCTTATACCTCGGATGATTCTTCGGACTCTGTACATGATATTCTGTGGATTTATAGCAGCCATGATTCCATTCTTCGGGGACATCAGCGGTGCGGTTGGTGCTATCGGCTTCATCCCTCTAGATTTCGTCCTCCCAATGCTTCTGTATAACATGACATACAAGCCTCAAAAGTCATCCCTAACGTATTGGATCAATATGTCCATTATGGTTGTGTTTACTGGTGTTGGAATTTTGGGTGCTTTTTCTTCTGTTAGAAAGTTGGTTCTTGATGCCAAAAGGTTCAAGCTGTTTGGCAGTGATGTGGTAGATTAA